A region from the Ignavibacteriales bacterium genome encodes:
- a CDS encoding LOG family protein: protein MSKTKSPVKAYKNQDFLNSADGRSIRILAEFLEPRARFKKQNIVDTIVMFGSARFKSKKDALKDYAEIKKLDPKKVSDFPQKLRQAQRLVEMSKYYEDAVDLSKRLTEWSLNLPVEENRFIMCSGGGPGIMEAANKGAKLAGGYSIGLNISIPFEQFVNKYVPPELAFEFHYFFMRKFWFIYLAKALIVFPGGFGTMDEFMEVITLLQTEKIKKHLLVVVYDDKYWKRVINFDVLIEYGTINPDDLKLMNFCNSTEEAFNLITKHFEKNYLNKGSNKKLISL, encoded by the coding sequence ATGAGCAAAACTAAAAGTCCTGTTAAAGCATATAAGAATCAAGATTTCCTAAATTCAGCCGATGGCAGATCGATAAGAATTCTTGCAGAATTTCTTGAACCAAGAGCACGTTTTAAAAAACAAAACATTGTTGATACAATTGTAATGTTTGGATCAGCCAGATTCAAATCAAAAAAAGATGCGCTTAAAGATTATGCTGAAATTAAAAAATTGGATCCAAAAAAGGTTTCTGATTTCCCACAAAAATTAAGACAAGCTCAAAGACTTGTTGAAATGTCTAAATACTATGAAGATGCTGTTGATTTATCAAAAAGATTAACGGAATGGTCATTAAATTTACCAGTAGAAGAAAACAGATTTATAATGTGCAGCGGGGGAGGTCCTGGAATAATGGAAGCAGCAAATAAAGGGGCAAAGTTGGCTGGTGGTTATTCAATCGGATTGAATATCAGTATTCCGTTTGAGCAATTTGTTAATAAATATGTCCCACCAGAATTGGCATTTGAATTCCATTACTTTTTTATGAGAAAATTCTGGTTCATCTATTTGGCTAAGGCATTAATTGTATTTCCTGGTGGGTTTGGAACGATGGATGAATTTATGGAAGTGATTACTTTACTTCAGACAGAAAAAATTAAAAAGCATTTATTGGTTGTTGTTTATGATGATAAGTATTGGAAAAGGGTGATCAACTTCGATGTTCTTATCGAGTACGGCACAATTAATCCCGATGATTTAAAACTAATGAATTTTTGTAACTCGACTGAGGAAGCATTCAACCTGATTACAAAGCATTTTGAGAAGAATTACCTGAATAAAGGTAGCAACAAAAAATTGATTTCATTATAG
- the dacB gene encoding D-alanyl-D-alanine carboxypeptidase/D-alanyl-D-alanine-endopeptidase: MKKILLILLISFTSIFSKDYELIKRLDKILETLPRGTKYGILIYNPNTKDTLFSANSTMPIKPASNIKLFTTAVSLSSMGSDYPISTKLLSEDFKLDDGILNGNLYIKGFGNSIFTDHDIDSLVSVIKTIGIKKITGKIVGDDTYFDNEYKRSDWIIDEADVDPLQPVSALSINRNKIQISLRASVKTGGSISYSLFPECSLIDIKNLAKTTKRKSSIHISQNFLEGKYEIIISGGLKRRTSGSYSVEIENPPLFAAELLKDRLIKSGITVLENAVIGETPKDVNELCEKSIPLKYLCNIANKRSDNFIAECLFKTLGAYFSESQGSGFFATQAILSFLKENHIYSDNVVIVDGSGLSHQNQVTVLTIVNLLDRIYRNPEIYFDYYNSLSIAGRDGTLRNRQIGSNAENNFHGKTGSLHGVLSLSGYMKSKSGNDLIISMLFEYERAGKSTYKTITDRIVEML, from the coding sequence ATGAAAAAAATACTGCTTATTTTACTAATTTCCTTTACTAGTATCTTTTCCAAAGATTATGAATTAATTAAAAGATTGGATAAAATACTTGAAACTCTTCCGCGGGGTACAAAATATGGAATTTTGATTTATAATCCCAACACAAAAGATACCTTATTCAGTGCAAATTCTACAATGCCAATAAAACCAGCATCCAATATTAAACTATTTACAACGGCGGTTTCTTTATCATCCATGGGAAGTGATTATCCAATTTCAACAAAATTATTAAGTGAAGACTTTAAGCTTGATGACGGAATCCTAAATGGAAATTTGTATATCAAAGGATTTGGAAATTCGATTTTTACAGATCATGATATTGATTCATTAGTATCAGTTATAAAAACGATTGGTATAAAAAAAATAACGGGAAAAATTGTTGGCGATGATACCTATTTTGATAATGAATATAAGAGAAGCGATTGGATTATTGATGAGGCAGATGTTGATCCTTTACAACCTGTATCGGCACTATCGATAAATAGAAATAAGATTCAAATTTCATTAAGAGCCTCCGTTAAAACTGGTGGTAGTATTTCTTATTCATTATTTCCGGAATGTTCATTGATTGATATAAAGAATTTGGCGAAGACAACCAAAAGAAAATCTTCAATTCACATTTCACAAAATTTTTTAGAAGGTAAATATGAGATTATAATTTCTGGCGGATTAAAAAGACGAACATCAGGTTCCTATTCAGTTGAAATAGAAAACCCTCCTTTGTTTGCCGCAGAATTATTAAAGGACCGGCTAATCAAATCTGGTATTACCGTTCTTGAAAATGCAGTTATTGGTGAAACTCCAAAAGATGTTAATGAATTATGTGAAAAATCAATTCCATTAAAATATTTATGTAACATAGCAAACAAACGAAGTGATAATTTTATTGCTGAGTGTTTGTTCAAAACTCTTGGTGCTTATTTTAGTGAGAGCCAGGGAAGTGGGTTTTTCGCTACACAGGCAATACTAAGTTTTTTAAAGGAAAATCATATTTATTCTGATAACGTAGTAATTGTGGATGGTTCGGGTCTCTCACATCAAAATCAGGTTACAGTATTAACAATTGTAAATCTATTAGATAGAATTTACCGTAATCCTGAAATCTATTTTGATTATTATAACTCATTATCTATTGCTGGACGAGATGGTACATTAAGAAACCGCCAAATTGGATCAAATGCAGAGAATAATTTTCATGGTAAAACCGGATCCTTGCATGGAGTTTTATCTTTATCAGGTTATATGAAATCAAAATCTGGTAATGATCTAATAATAAGTATGTTATTCGAATATGAACGGGCAGGTAAATCTACTTACAAAACTATTACCGATAGAATAGTTGAAATGTTATAG
- the secG gene encoding preprotein translocase subunit SecG, protein MYSILVSVTVLIAIMLIVIVLLQASKGGGLAGTFGGAQIGTMFGSRRTADFLSKATWWLAGTLVVLTLLINLFFLPTSAGGDRESVIQSRQQSVPTQPSLPQQAPKK, encoded by the coding sequence ATGTATTCTATTTTAGTGTCTGTAACAGTTCTTATTGCAATAATGTTAATAGTAATTGTCCTTTTGCAAGCTAGTAAAGGTGGGGGATTAGCTGGAACTTTTGGCGGAGCCCAGATTGGGACTATGTTTGGATCACGAAGAACCGCTGACTTTTTAAGTAAAGCAACTTGGTGGTTAGCAGGAACGCTGGTAGTTTTAACGTTGTTGATTAACTTATTCTTTTTACCTACCTCGGCGGGTGGTGACAGAGAAAGTGTAATTCAATCAAGACAACAAAGTGTGCCTACACAGCCATCATTACCTCAACAAGCACCCAAAAAGTAA
- a CDS encoding iron ABC transporter permease: MEANRRLKISPYILKITLLFIVTIIAGTISLLVGSVSISLNDLFHLFFIGEATDLTKQIVYEVRLPRVLLAIAVGGGLSVCGAVFQAILMNPLAEPYILGISSGAAFGAVLSMVIGAGFIATQVFSFLGAISVIFLVFLFGKRFGELEPNVMLLSGVMIGAFFSAVILVLVTFLNESLRTAVFWLMGHLSIADAKTSYFILPVSIIISFILSLNGQKYNVLSLGSATAQHLGINTSLLRNVTYILSSLLVGVLVSVSGIIGFVGLLIPHICRMIFGVDNRIVIPASFLIGASYLALADSIARVIIAPAEIPVGAITALIGAPIFIYLLRKRFKITLS; encoded by the coding sequence ATGGAAGCAAATAGAAGATTAAAAATTTCTCCATACATCTTAAAAATCACATTACTTTTTATAGTTACAATTATTGCTGGTACAATTAGTTTATTAGTTGGATCAGTTTCAATCTCCCTCAACGATTTATTTCATTTATTCTTTATTGGTGAAGCAACCGATCTAACAAAGCAAATAGTCTATGAAGTTCGACTTCCAAGAGTTTTATTAGCAATTGCAGTTGGCGGAGGTTTGTCTGTGTGTGGAGCTGTGTTTCAAGCAATACTTATGAATCCACTTGCTGAGCCGTACATCCTCGGTATATCAAGCGGAGCTGCTTTTGGAGCGGTTCTTTCTATGGTTATTGGTGCCGGATTTATTGCAACACAAGTCTTTTCTTTTTTGGGAGCAATAAGTGTAATATTTCTTGTATTTCTATTTGGTAAAAGGTTTGGTGAGTTAGAACCAAATGTTATGCTTCTTTCCGGAGTAATGATCGGAGCTTTTTTTTCCGCTGTAATATTAGTTCTTGTAACATTTCTAAATGAATCTTTACGTACTGCTGTTTTCTGGTTGATGGGTCATCTTTCCATTGCTGATGCAAAAACATCTTATTTTATTCTACCAGTTTCAATTATAATTTCCTTCATTCTTAGTTTAAACGGACAGAAATATAATGTACTTTCGCTTGGAAGTGCCACAGCCCAGCATTTGGGAATCAATACTTCTCTGCTTAGAAATGTTACATATATTCTTTCAAGTTTATTGGTAGGAGTTTTAGTTTCTGTAAGTGGAATAATCGGTTTTGTAGGATTACTAATTCCTCATATTTGTAGAATGATTTTTGGTGTAGACAACAGGATCGTCATTCCAGCATCTTTTCTTATTGGAGCTTCTTATTTAGCACTTGCTGATAGTATTGCAAGAGTAATCATTGCACCAGCGGAAATTCCTGTTGGAGCAATCACGGCACTTATTGGTGCACCCATTTTTATTTATTTGCTAAGGAAGAGATTTAAAATAACTTTAAGTTGA